From one Paenibacillus terrae HPL-003 genomic stretch:
- a CDS encoding copper amine oxidase N-terminal domain-containing protein has product MKKVIVFVFFFVLTFQSWAIANAANPISVNAVNVNGKFIATDVSPIIEDGRVLVPIRTLSSLGVTYQWDSKSQSALITKGTDQIKLTANQKEAIKNNKAVQVDVPVQVIKGRILVPIRFVSENFGYKASYEKLRSILFIQDGNYKVDQESLQAEDLQAAREAAISLPIQFSFKSLSALEKPWANQGYFYAFPRGDSSRYMYFNNVGNTVVEIKDGVAKAVWQFTSGNGMDDIVSSAGQRPSYNYVGWVTDITMGNDRDGNFKTVYKDDKGEQKDFTVKAQSYTDIIQPIPNETRKQ; this is encoded by the coding sequence TTGAAAAAGGTTATTGTGTTTGTGTTTTTCTTCGTACTTACGTTTCAATCCTGGGCGATTGCTAATGCTGCCAATCCTATATCCGTTAACGCGGTGAATGTGAATGGAAAGTTTATAGCAACCGATGTTTCACCTATTATTGAAGACGGGCGTGTTTTGGTTCCCATACGCACTCTGTCTTCGCTGGGAGTAACTTACCAATGGGATAGTAAAAGTCAATCTGCTCTTATCACTAAGGGCACAGATCAAATTAAGTTGACGGCCAACCAAAAAGAAGCAATTAAGAATAACAAAGCAGTCCAGGTTGATGTGCCAGTCCAAGTGATCAAGGGAAGGATATTGGTTCCTATTCGTTTTGTTTCGGAGAATTTTGGCTACAAGGCAAGCTATGAGAAGCTTCGGTCTATTTTATTTATTCAAGACGGTAATTATAAGGTCGATCAAGAGAGCTTACAGGCAGAAGATTTACAAGCGGCGCGTGAGGCTGCTATATCGTTACCGATTCAATTTTCCTTCAAATCACTTTCTGCTTTGGAAAAACCGTGGGCTAATCAAGGCTATTTTTATGCTTTCCCGAGAGGGGATTCGTCCAGATACATGTATTTTAACAATGTTGGTAATACGGTAGTTGAGATTAAAGATGGAGTAGCTAAGGCGGTTTGGCAATTTACGTCAGGAAATGGTATGGATGATATTGTATCCAGTGCTGGTCAAAGACCAAGCTATAATTACGTCGGATGGGTAACAGACATTACAATGGGTAATGATAGGGATGGAAATTTCAAGACTGTATACAAAGATGACAAAGGTGAACAGAAAGATTTCACTGTAAAAGCTCAATCCTATACAGATATTATCCAACCTATTCCTAATGAGACGAGAAAGCAATAG
- a CDS encoding AbrB/MazE/SpoVT family DNA-binding domain-containing protein: MKNTGMTRPLDTLGRIVVPKEMRTSMSIKAGDPLEFYLDVETGFLSMRKYVGVSCNLCSSVKDLTYFRDSFLCKTCILDLKGNKGVSQIPAPAVKEPYKEKRANRSSSKKLAEQLRRLMHEHPTAKQGEYAEWLGVSQGRISQLKKLL, translated from the coding sequence TTGAAAAATACAGGTATGACACGACCCTTAGATACGTTAGGCCGAATTGTTGTTCCTAAAGAAATGCGGACCTCTATGAGTATTAAAGCTGGCGATCCTTTAGAATTTTATTTAGATGTTGAAACAGGATTTTTGAGTATGCGGAAGTATGTTGGAGTCTCCTGCAACTTGTGCAGTTCGGTTAAGGATTTAACCTATTTCAGGGATTCATTTTTATGTAAAACATGCATACTCGACCTAAAAGGAAACAAAGGTGTAAGCCAAATTCCTGCTCCTGCTGTTAAGGAACCGTACAAAGAAAAAAGAGCAAATCGGTCGTCTTCAAAAAAACTGGCTGAACAACTAAGAAGACTTATGCACGAGCATCCAACAGCCAAGCAGGGCGAATATGCTGAATGGCTTGGCGTATCCCAAGGCCGTATTTCCCAGCTTAAAAAACTATTGTAG
- a CDS encoding helix-turn-helix domain-containing protein, with the protein MEITPTIQAEIQTYLKRKGLTMTEFGRIIDLNVGTVSGIVTGNRSISVHQLDCITAGMNLPLDYFYERYIEECIEESPLNWKKISPFLYRCVELGRLDCLQRVVMLLLDNPTYPPSLFEVAENVYKDGYNEAAAYLYKKVAESEKNQHSERLAICQYRLFQINIGQDRAVNLQAAIEFAPFVDRLDEIEQLDALKDIANIHRSLNHWDTVYELAREMGRRATIQYKSNRERYEKKKPSRPLFVYISYADLLCAAVCHAQGDYVHGLKYIQAHSNLSWVKESDPETQHWIGLFQGWGKINTCVNRLMAGDATVLPEYVEYMEGKDEIFAELLNIVEAANRYNIDIDHILKHFESQIAVYKEPTSADMYTQQVLPEEAARFWYKLAKYNLNKGRYPYGFKCLIDALEKSDKINNAQLSHTCTGLFDHFRACADPEILDQYEKLSQEVWKKNDQKDGFSFGND; encoded by the coding sequence ATGGAAATCACACCTACGATACAGGCAGAAATTCAAACCTATCTAAAACGAAAAGGCTTAACCATGACCGAGTTTGGTCGCATTATTGATTTGAATGTAGGTACAGTTAGTGGCATTGTGACGGGCAACCGTTCTATTTCTGTTCACCAATTGGATTGCATTACTGCGGGAATGAATTTACCACTGGATTATTTTTACGAACGTTACATTGAAGAGTGCATTGAAGAATCTCCACTAAACTGGAAAAAAATCAGCCCATTCCTATACCGATGCGTTGAGCTAGGGCGACTGGACTGCTTGCAGCGAGTTGTCATGCTGTTGTTGGATAACCCTACTTATCCGCCGTCGCTCTTTGAAGTTGCAGAAAATGTGTACAAAGACGGCTACAATGAAGCAGCGGCATACCTGTACAAAAAGGTGGCTGAAAGTGAGAAGAACCAGCATTCAGAGCGATTGGCGATCTGCCAGTATCGCCTATTCCAAATCAACATCGGACAGGATCGGGCTGTAAATCTTCAAGCTGCCATTGAATTTGCCCCTTTTGTTGATCGCTTGGACGAGATAGAGCAATTAGATGCTTTAAAAGATATAGCGAACATACATCGTTCATTGAATCATTGGGACACTGTATATGAGTTAGCTCGGGAAATGGGGCGTAGAGCAACAATACAGTATAAGTCAAATCGCGAACGCTACGAAAAAAAGAAACCAAGCAGGCCGCTTTTTGTATATATATCTTACGCAGACCTGTTGTGCGCAGCCGTTTGTCATGCTCAGGGAGATTACGTACACGGTCTCAAGTACATCCAGGCTCACTCCAATTTAAGTTGGGTAAAGGAAAGTGATCCAGAAACACAACATTGGATCGGTTTGTTTCAAGGATGGGGAAAAATCAATACATGTGTAAATCGGCTGATGGCAGGTGATGCTACTGTCTTACCGGAATACGTAGAGTATATGGAAGGCAAAGATGAAATTTTTGCCGAACTCTTAAACATCGTAGAAGCAGCCAATCGGTATAATATTGATATAGATCATATCCTGAAACACTTTGAGTCTCAAATTGCAGTCTATAAAGAGCCAACGTCTGCTGATATGTATACTCAGCAAGTCTTGCCTGAGGAAGCTGCGCGGTTTTGGTACAAGTTAGCTAAGTACAACCTAAATAAAGGTAGATATCCATATGGTTTCAAATGTTTAATAGACGCATTGGAAAAATCTGATAAAATAAATAATGCACAGCTCTCTCATACTTGCACAGGTTTATTTGATCATTTCAGAGCTTGTGCCGATCCTGAAATACTGGATCAGTACGAAAAATTGTCACAGGAGGTGTGGAAAAAAAATGATCAAAAAGATGGCTTTTCTTTTGGCAATGACTAG
- a CDS encoding aspartyl-phosphate phosphatase Spo0E family protein, translated as MNKDETLALIQQMENARQHLHDLYAEYGFGHACVLEQSMLLDELINQYNRMFQTKKQPHYV; from the coding sequence ATGAACAAGGATGAAACGTTAGCATTAATTCAACAGATGGAGAACGCCAGACAACACTTGCATGATCTTTACGCAGAGTATGGCTTCGGACATGCTTGTGTACTTGAGCAGTCTATGCTTTTGGATGAACTGATTAATCAGTACAACCGTATGTTTCAGACCAAGAAGCAGCCTCACTATGTTTAG
- a CDS encoding acyltransferase produces MSKPRIAEWTELRGLAYLAVVLQHCIGEYIYRSDIQQPDSVMLAMLYHLTRFGTPTFVFLSAALLFYNGNKPVGYSRYIGRRFRDIYVPFLCWTVVYWVCTQNWATAQWGNIYFYKGMFEEMIIPVSGYHLWFVVMIFQFYILFPLFAKAAGHVQTFLRRYSTQKRKQLVLTVMLTAAAAYALLLQWSYYDMSAWSTWLPSFWQTLLDYRTYNFVMYFFYFMLGAVCAYMTDTWRGLAKQTLPWNVFVFIALFMLMGHTMLIQSGDTINLNISTYLKPSTFVLIVSQLLLLYGLLLHLQKDQRSEPFRRMLNWIGRYSFGGYLAHALVLSFISYYTRPLSLGDHHFTATIITFVIVASVSLGISWLFAHLPGGHWIVGSKGKQRLTWPFRFQPLSSKRGSKSTQELG; encoded by the coding sequence ATGAGCAAGCCGCGTATCGCGGAGTGGACAGAACTGCGGGGTCTTGCCTACCTCGCTGTCGTGCTTCAGCATTGCATTGGCGAATATATTTATCGCAGCGACATCCAGCAGCCGGATTCCGTTATGCTCGCAATGTTGTATCATTTGACACGATTTGGCACACCGACGTTCGTTTTCCTGTCTGCGGCGCTGCTTTTTTATAATGGTAACAAACCTGTTGGCTATTCTCGTTATATTGGCAGACGGTTTCGAGATATTTATGTTCCTTTTCTCTGCTGGACGGTCGTTTATTGGGTATGTACTCAGAACTGGGCAACGGCGCAGTGGGGAAATATTTATTTTTACAAGGGCATGTTTGAGGAAATGATTATACCTGTCAGCGGATATCATCTATGGTTTGTGGTCATGATTTTTCAATTTTATATTTTGTTTCCCTTATTTGCAAAAGCAGCCGGGCATGTACAAACGTTTCTCCGTCGCTACAGCACCCAAAAACGCAAACAGCTCGTTCTGACTGTAATGCTTACAGCGGCGGCGGCTTATGCTCTGCTATTGCAATGGTCCTACTATGACATGTCTGCATGGAGTACCTGGTTGCCGTCCTTTTGGCAGACCCTGTTAGATTACCGCACTTATAACTTTGTTATGTATTTTTTCTATTTTATGCTGGGCGCAGTGTGCGCCTATATGACGGACACGTGGCGGGGACTGGCTAAGCAGACATTACCGTGGAATGTATTTGTCTTTATTGCTCTGTTCATGCTTATGGGTCACACGATGCTGATCCAGTCGGGCGATACGATTAATCTCAATATTTCCACTTATCTCAAGCCAAGCACCTTTGTGCTGATTGTCTCGCAGTTGCTTTTGTTGTATGGACTGCTGCTTCATTTGCAAAAAGACCAGCGCTCCGAGCCGTTCCGCCGTATGCTGAACTGGATCGGACGTTATTCCTTCGGGGGATATCTGGCTCATGCGCTCGTGCTGTCCTTCATATCCTATTACACCCGTCCGCTTTCACTGGGCGATCATCATTTTACGGCTACAATCATTACATTTGTCATCGTGGCAAGCGTTTCTCTCGGCATCAGTTGGCTCTTCGCCCATCTGCCGGGAGGCCACTGGATTGTCGGCTCAAAAGGCAAACAGCGTTTGACCTGGCCGTTTCGGTTTCAGCCGCTTTCCTCCAAGCGTGGTTCCAAAAGCACGCAGGAGCTTGGCTAA
- a CDS encoding substrate-binding domain-containing protein — MKKTLLVYILLIAAFALYVFRYEQSGPLNRAWEEKGLRGSIGETYIMITFQSGLEYWKSGLKGFEDAADALGVTVEYRGATRYDAQEQTTVIEQAIARKPAGIAISAIDPHSLIPAINKALDAGIPVVLFDAGAPGSRAYSFLGTDNYKAGVTAADKMAELLGREGEVAVLTLPGQQNHNERSRGFRDTIQRQYPAMKVVEVADGRGDAMVSRNESLRLMKAYPRLAGIFVTEATGGTGVGEAVLSQKSRHPLKIISFDTNKATLDMVRGGTISATIAQGTWNMGYWSLQYLFHLHHHLTIPAPSSSGDNAPLPVRVDTGISVVTRANVDDYYAK; from the coding sequence ATGAAAAAAACGCTGCTGGTGTATATTCTGCTGATTGCGGCTTTTGCGCTTTACGTATTTAGATATGAACAATCTGGACCGTTAAACCGAGCCTGGGAGGAAAAAGGGCTGCGCGGCAGCATTGGAGAGACGTATATCATGATTACGTTCCAGTCCGGCTTGGAGTATTGGAAAAGTGGGCTTAAGGGCTTTGAGGATGCTGCCGATGCCTTGGGAGTAACGGTGGAGTATCGGGGGGCTACCCGTTATGATGCGCAGGAGCAGACGACCGTGATTGAGCAGGCGATTGCCCGGAAACCCGCAGGGATTGCCATTTCTGCGATTGATCCTCACTCTCTGATCCCGGCGATTAATAAGGCACTGGACGCGGGCATTCCTGTGGTGCTGTTTGATGCCGGGGCTCCGGGGAGTCGGGCGTATTCTTTTTTGGGGACGGACAATTACAAGGCGGGCGTGACCGCTGCGGATAAAATGGCAGAGCTGCTGGGACGGGAAGGTGAAGTCGCTGTTCTGACGTTGCCCGGTCAGCAAAATCACAACGAGCGTTCACGTGGCTTTCGTGACACCATTCAGCGGCAGTATCCAGCAATGAAGGTGGTGGAAGTGGCAGATGGACGCGGAGATGCGATGGTATCCCGGAATGAGTCACTTCGGCTGATGAAGGCTTATCCGAGGCTGGCGGGAATTTTTGTGACCGAGGCGACGGGAGGAACCGGTGTCGGTGAAGCGGTATTGAGCCAAAAGAGCCGTCACCCGCTGAAAATCATTTCTTTTGATACGAATAAAGCGACCTTGGATATGGTCCGTGGAGGGACGATCTCGGCAACCATTGCTCAGGGAACGTGGAATATGGGCTATTGGTCGCTTCAATACCTGTTCCATCTGCACCATCATTTGACGATTCCGGCACCTTCCTCCTCCGGTGATAACGCTCCGCTGCCTGTGCGGGTGGATACAGGAATATCCGTCGTCACACGAGCGAATGTAGATGATTATTATGCGAAATGA
- a CDS encoding cache domain-containing sensor histidine kinase encodes MIIMRNDNQRKWKRQSSNSEIWKRIHTGVGKRLQRLRLRNMPLRYQLMLLFLLFGIVPSLGLGLLVNWTVERIIERQVEDHTMQLIGKVNEALDTKMENLQNMTYLIGFNPDIGQFWQGRTLADGHAGHENTVTPENQGERTQNSADLPNQAASSVQAQDKLYGMKQFLQGFTTLYPEIAGILIVNENGDYISNEMYARSTRSLTEEDWYKQAAQHAGIFTVLGQPSHRNVTTHVQYKDSEIVSVVRSVTDSETGRVLGVIMIDLKLRAVSQAARDVTLGKTGYLMVTDAEGRSVYMPDMPLIERIPPEWFGTSDSGMFTREAGGRELLFMFRASEFTGWRTVGVFPARESTLEVRQIQFYVVSFVFIVCLFGLTASLRLSRSIAQPIFRLMSYMRTAETGDLTVRQWSDRGDEIGMLGRSFNRMLEQIRRLMSLSELRERQKRDAELRSLQEHIKPHFLYNTLDTIHWMARKNGANDVSDMVGALSRLFRLGLSKGDDFIPLRSEIEHISSYMQIQQTRYRDRLRWELNVPEELGGLFVLKLMLQPVVENAIYHGIKARRGPGTIGVEARIEGDKLLLTARDDGAGMTAERLRELRGLLEAPLEAMEGQQKSSGASANGRSYGMLNVQARIRLCFGEEYGIVLDSEEGTGTCVTIIHPLLRDMTQLKNSHEKGADQDDKIQGHRHLDNGESDGQGHTGSDDDDGKTLHKKTLSGANRR; translated from the coding sequence ATGATTATTATGCGAAATGACAATCAACGGAAGTGGAAAAGGCAAAGCTCGAATTCTGAAATATGGAAGCGTATCCACACAGGGGTGGGCAAAAGGTTGCAGCGGTTGCGCTTGCGCAATATGCCCTTACGGTACCAGCTCATGCTTTTGTTCCTGTTGTTTGGCATCGTGCCTTCGTTGGGATTAGGTCTGCTGGTCAACTGGACGGTGGAACGGATTATTGAGCGGCAGGTGGAAGACCATACGATGCAGTTGATCGGCAAGGTGAACGAGGCACTGGATACCAAAATGGAAAATCTGCAAAACATGACGTATCTGATTGGTTTTAACCCGGATATCGGGCAGTTTTGGCAAGGCCGGACGCTGGCCGACGGTCATGCGGGTCATGAAAATACAGTAACGCCGGAAAATCAGGGGGAACGGACACAGAACTCGGCTGACCTCCCCAATCAGGCAGCAAGCTCTGTACAGGCGCAGGATAAGCTATATGGCATGAAGCAATTTCTGCAGGGCTTTACTACCTTATATCCCGAAATTGCTGGAATTCTAATTGTGAATGAAAACGGTGACTATATCAGCAACGAAATGTATGCCCGAAGCACGCGTAGCCTGACCGAAGAAGACTGGTATAAACAGGCGGCGCAGCATGCAGGTATTTTTACCGTACTGGGACAACCGAGCCATCGTAATGTAACGACTCATGTTCAGTACAAGGACAGTGAAATTGTGTCTGTCGTCCGGTCGGTGACGGATTCGGAGACTGGACGTGTGCTGGGCGTGATTATGATTGATCTCAAGCTACGGGCCGTGTCGCAGGCTGCCAGAGATGTAACCTTGGGCAAAACAGGGTATTTAATGGTGACAGATGCTGAGGGACGTAGCGTGTACATGCCGGATATGCCGCTGATCGAGCGTATTCCTCCGGAATGGTTCGGGACAAGTGACAGCGGGATGTTTACCCGTGAAGCTGGAGGGAGGGAATTGCTGTTCATGTTCCGCGCCTCCGAGTTTACGGGCTGGAGAACGGTGGGTGTATTCCCGGCGCGGGAATCAACACTGGAAGTACGACAAATTCAATTTTACGTCGTTTCCTTTGTCTTCATTGTATGTCTATTCGGACTGACGGCATCCTTAAGGTTGTCGCGTTCGATCGCGCAGCCGATTTTCAGGCTGATGTCCTATATGCGGACAGCAGAAACGGGGGATCTTACGGTTCGCCAATGGAGTGACCGTGGGGATGAAATTGGGATGCTCGGCAGGAGCTTCAACCGGATGCTGGAGCAGATTCGCCGTTTGATGTCGCTTAGCGAGCTAAGGGAGCGGCAGAAGCGGGATGCCGAGCTGAGAAGTCTTCAGGAGCATATTAAGCCTCACTTTTTATACAATACATTGGATACGATTCATTGGATGGCTCGTAAAAATGGGGCAAACGACGTGTCCGATATGGTGGGGGCGCTGTCCAGATTGTTTCGCCTCGGGTTGAGCAAGGGGGATGACTTTATTCCGCTACGCAGCGAGATTGAGCATATATCGAGCTATATGCAAATCCAGCAAACCCGGTATCGGGACAGACTCCGCTGGGAATTGAACGTACCCGAGGAGCTAGGTGGGCTGTTCGTCTTGAAGCTAATGCTTCAGCCTGTGGTGGAAAATGCCATTTACCACGGCATCAAGGCCAGACGCGGTCCGGGCACGATTGGGGTAGAGGCACGGATTGAGGGAGATAAGCTGCTGCTGACTGCACGTGATGATGGCGCAGGGATGACGGCGGAACGGCTGCGGGAGCTGAGGGGGTTGCTGGAAGCACCGCTCGAGGCGATGGAAGGGCAGCAGAAATCAAGTGGAGCCAGTGCGAACGGCAGAAGCTATGGCATGCTGAATGTACAGGCACGTATCCGGCTATGTTTTGGTGAGGAATATGGAATTGTGCTGGACAGTGAAGAAGGGACAGGTACCTGCGTTACGATCATTCATCCGTTGCTGCGGGATATGACACAACTGAAGAATTCTCATGAAAAAGGAGCGGATCAGGATGACAAAATCCAAGGCCACAGGCACCTCGACAACGGCGAGTCTGACGGACAAGGCCATACCGGAAGTGATGACGATGACGGCAAAACCTTACACAAAAAAACGTTATCAGGTGCTAATCGCAGATGA
- a CDS encoding response regulator, with translation MTAKPYTKKRYQVLIADDEPIIREGIRDCVDWAALGMEVAGEAEDGEEALELVVRLGIDILLVDMNMPFMDGIELIRRLREERPECRCLIISGHDEFAYAQEAVRLGVEDYILKPVDAEQLHAALSKLGQRLDEERKRTAYVEQAAGQIERNIPLLRQRFCLEWLEGQNTGKDVMEQLAFLRLPSRPPVQIGVVRWPAAEARQTIMRENDRQLFLFAAENIIGELLEGLPHVLFRDANGLIGICLWQEAPEAIGAMMEQAMGRYLNIAVHTHVERNAGGLEGVVDAFQVCRDRIYGESQLSPLVRRARQFIQEGYADRELTLEALASRLQVSAVYLSRVLKKELDHSFVTLVTRARIRKAVQLLDSTTLSIYEIAERTGYDSQHYFSTAFKKTMGVSPVQYRKGGGIGVIASDQE, from the coding sequence ATGACGGCAAAACCTTACACAAAAAAACGTTATCAGGTGCTAATCGCAGATGATGAGCCGATCATTCGTGAGGGCATACGAGATTGCGTAGACTGGGCGGCTCTCGGCATGGAGGTTGCGGGTGAGGCGGAGGATGGCGAAGAAGCGCTGGAGCTGGTGGTACGGCTTGGCATCGACATTTTGCTGGTCGATATGAATATGCCGTTCATGGACGGAATTGAGCTGATCCGACGGCTGCGGGAGGAACGTCCTGAATGTCGTTGTCTAATCATTTCCGGCCATGATGAATTTGCTTATGCGCAGGAGGCTGTCCGACTTGGCGTGGAGGATTATATATTGAAGCCGGTCGATGCGGAGCAGCTTCACGCTGCACTGTCGAAGCTCGGTCAGCGGCTGGACGAAGAGCGCAAGCGTACCGCCTATGTAGAACAGGCCGCCGGGCAGATCGAGCGGAATATTCCGCTGCTGCGCCAGCGCTTTTGCCTAGAATGGCTGGAAGGTCAGAACACGGGAAAAGATGTGATGGAACAACTGGCGTTTTTACGTCTTCCAAGCCGGCCGCCCGTTCAGATCGGTGTTGTGCGGTGGCCTGCGGCAGAAGCGCGGCAGACAATTATGCGTGAGAATGACCGCCAGTTGTTTCTTTTTGCCGCTGAAAATATCATTGGCGAGCTGTTGGAGGGTTTGCCGCATGTGTTATTCCGCGATGCAAACGGGCTGATCGGCATATGCCTGTGGCAGGAGGCACCCGAAGCCATCGGCGCGATGATGGAGCAAGCTATGGGTCGCTACCTGAACATAGCGGTTCATACACATGTGGAGCGAAACGCCGGGGGGCTGGAAGGTGTGGTTGATGCGTTCCAAGTATGCCGTGACCGTATATATGGCGAATCGCAGTTATCTCCCCTGGTGCGCCGGGCGAGGCAATTCATTCAGGAAGGCTACGCCGATCGGGAACTGACGCTGGAGGCCCTTGCCTCGCGTTTACAGGTATCCGCTGTGTATCTCAGCCGTGTGCTCAAGAAGGAGCTGGATCACAGCTTCGTGACCCTCGTCACACGCGCCCGTATCCGCAAAGCGGTGCAATTGCTGGATTCCACGACATTGTCCATCTACGAGATAGCAGAGCGTACCGGATACGATAGCCAGCACTATTTTAGTACGGCTTTTAAAAAGACCATGGGTGTTTCCCCGGTGCAGTACCGCAAGGGCGGTGGAATCGGCGTAATCGCGTCGGATCAGGAGTGA